CCACCGTGGACGTGTCGAGACTCCTTCCTTTCCGTCACTGTATATATTTATTGGTAGAACTCCAATTACCCCTTGGATTTCTCAAGAACTTGCCACACGGCTCGCGAAAGCCGCTGCCCCTCGAATTCCGCTCCGCTCGAGGGCCCGGCCTCTGTGGGACCAGGGTGGCACCTGGCTGCGTCTCCTCTTCCCTCCTTGGTCTACGCGGCGAATGGCACTAGGTGGTTGCAGCCGACAGAACCGCCACTCGAAGACTCGTTACTCACGTCGATGCAAGTCCGGTTTTATCTGCCGGCGACGAGCGTGTTCCGTTCTTCGTTCCCGACCGCGTTCTCGGGGACCACTCGCGCCTCACGACCTCGGCGAGATGCTCCGTCGTGCGTGTGCGGGAGCGTGCCGCCCGCTGGACTCCGTCGCGGCGGCCACCGTGGAATTGGGCAGATAGGAGGACCGATCGCGCGGCGGCTGGTCTGTTAGGATTAGATGAATCAACGGGTAGGGGCTTATCCGTTTGAGGATTTCTGGTCACGGTATCTCTGTGCGAGAACGCGAtcgggtgtgtgtgtgtgtgacccAGACCTTTGTTACAGAGAAGCGGCTAGTGCTAGGTTCTACTTGAGGGTTCTCCGGGGCTTCTCGAGGGAATGCGCGTGATGGTTGCTGAGAAGGGGTCGCCGAGGGTGGACAGAAGGGGATTTGTACGTAGGGTGGTAAGTAGGTCGCCGCAGCCTGGGGTGGCAAATTTTCGGCGAAAGAAATTCGGAAAGCTTGAGGAGGCTTGAGactactttaaaaacaattcactagggtaggtgtaccgtttgtggccattgcactgtttttggccatgtgcataattatcttattttttggGGGATGAAGATGATGCCTGCCATTTGAAGTATCCAGTATTGGGAGGGTATGTGGAGCTTGAAAGCCATTTTAAATGGTGCTTGTAGAACCAAATAGGCCTTGAAAAGCACTTCCCTGAGTGCAAACAACGTAACAAAGGAACTCTGCCTTTTGCAGTCTCTAGATATGTCAGCGATAAATTATTCAAGTCTCTGATGTGGTTGGATTCATGGATCTCGAGGCTCTTAAGGATCACCAAGTAAACTTGCTATCCAAAAGTAAACTCGAATAACATCCAGAAAAGCTAGTGCTGTTAACAAAAAAGGTCCAAGTCCTATAAATCGGTCCTATTGCTCTGAAACCAGAAGAGTCACGTTCATACGGAAACGATGCAGAGTTCACTGTACGTAATCTCTACGTATATTTAATCAAACAGGCCTTGAGTGAACGTCACAGGTCGATCTCATCTTTGTCGGCAGCTTTTCGTCGCTCAGGGGCCACCCGATGACACACGCATAATTAATCAAAGCCGATTAAAACGAAGCTAAGCCCTTTGAATCATTTCAACCGACTCGCGACGTAACTTCCTCCTCCAATGATTCATTTACACCGACATGTTCTGCAAAAGCCGGGCATCCCCGATGACGGGAGGCTATAAATAATTAGGAAGGAGGATTATTAGACGAATCATTGGTATTTATATTCGGCATCCACTGTTCGAGAAACAAGTGACATACatcattaacattttttaagggatttttttaagagaaaccctcgagttttattaattgaaaactttctgCCTATATTTCTACGTATTTAGGCaagatttaacaaaaaaattaatttaaaaacacggtactaaaaactttaaacgcgtttttctcgaaacagtgttctcaaaacggtgggacctgtatttccgaaagttattatccgattcgactgaaactttttttattttgaagaatatacttctggctaggagggaaaccagaaaaaaatacgaaaagttgaaaatttatcattttcaaaggcgttgaaagggtgaaaaatatagggaaaagtgatttcaaacttcaagtgtcgttatttcctaaaaaaaatgtaatttttgtaaattttctggtttcccccctacccagaagtatattcttgaaaataaaaaaagtttcactcgaatcggataataacttttggagatataggtcccaccgatttggatgaattttttgacgccttgactttaacgactccccagtgccgtctgcattgattaattataaaagaaaaaacatatttctataatttaagacatccttagtacaatgcaaaaagtcccattaaattatatatagtagttttcctttaattaattcctaaagatcaacTGTTtgtttgggctctagaccggaacgtcCCCTTAAACTCAGGCTTCCTGCGCTACAGATTTATTCGGAACTCTAGAGTCTCTGCAGTGGCAGCCAAAGGGAAGCTCGAAGCTCTCCAATCGGCCAGCAACCGAGCTGGAAAGCGCGCGCCGTCGCGTCGACGGGACGGCAGCTCCCGTTTCCGTTTCCATCGTCGATGGCCGTCACACGCCGACGACGCGGAGGAACACCAACGCGCCGAACACTGACCTCCCTCTATTACTACTTGGTCGCTGTGTCCTTGGCCTTGAAAGCAGAACGTGTTTCGGGAGATGAAATCCAACCGCCGACAGGTGGAACGATAATTGCTCGGACGGTCATCGTAGAGAGGTACGCGCAAACCTTTACTTTCGCTCCGTTACGGAATCGGAGAACACTCGCAGCGATGAAGGAGAAAGAAGGGGTTGGGGAGGAGGGGGTAAGGTGTGGAGGAGCACGCTGGCTGCTTGCGCGTGTGTCGGGGGCTGGTGGACAACAAATAATCGCCAAGTGGGAAAAGAATGAAGGAGAAATGGTGTGGAAGTCTGTTTTAGGGGAGGGAGTTGAAAGGGTGTGAAGAGGGTGGAAGGGGATTCCAGTTTTGGAGATTTGGGAGAGGAACGAGAGGAAAGAGTTTGAGATTTGGACGGAATCCAAGGAATTTGTCTGCAGAATTTTCAGAGATTTGTTTTAGAGATTTGTTGGAAGGGACGATTTTTGAAGGGGATCATTTTGAGGGGGAATTGTGGTTCGGGAGGAAAGGAAATTTGACAGACACACTCGGGTGTTTAGGAATCTTTAATGAAGATAATTTTTGCATTTCGATTTGGGGGGTATCTAAGGAATTTTTTAGACAATCTTCAGGAGACTCGTTGTCTGGGGAGATTTGTTTTAGAGTTTCGTTGCAAGGGACGATTTTGGAAAGGGGTGCAAAGCAGGTGGGGGTAGTGGGAGGAGGGTTGGAGAAGAAGGAAAATTGGATTCTTTAACGAAGGTAGTACTTACCTAACTGTTGCATTCAACTCTTCTCCCCTTGTCACGACACAGAGGACAAAGCGGAATTGGTAACTGTACACCTGCGTCCTTGGCATTCTTCCGCGCACTATATATGCTTTACGAATCCAAGTAGGTATTAAGGCGTTCGCAATGAAATCGTATTTCGAAACATTAAGTGCAGATGCGACGATTATGTCTTTGCGCCGCGTGTTTTGCAGCCGCTGCCGAACGAGCGGCAGAATTCGATCGGGAGTTTGCGGTTCCTACTTGCTGTGCAGATAACACCGTCCTCGAATTTGTTGATAGCACCGCGCCATCAATTACATTGtcatattaccattattactcAGCGACGTCGCTTAAAGTCCCGTGAAAATAGTGATAAATCGACCATGTAGTACACCGTTCTGAGGCAGCTCGAAGAATGGAAATTATTCAGAGTTTAATCTTTAGTTCTATTTTAGGATTGTATAATTGATTGGGAGCTGCTAAGCAATAATTTAGAAACGATGTACTTATTTCGCACGTGTATCATGCTTGcacgagtaataaagacgtaggaataatagtgataataataacaacaatataTAGTGATGTAGTCgagtgaaatttattttaaaagtttgtttatcTGTTATACAAAAGTACGTAAGATTTGTATTAATTAGTGTAATTCGGCGGTAACTCGTAGAGTAAAATCCGAAAATGGTCAGTCACGTTTGCTACTTGAACAGTGTAAATGTACCTATATCGTGgataagtaattaattataacggaAATGATTGCATACATGCGATGTAAAAAGGGTGGTCAGGTGTATATGTTTTCAGTTATTGCAAACAGATTATGTctgcaaaatttataatttactgaTAAATGCGAGGATGAAGCCAAATTATAATCGTGTGAGAGaattgttaataactaattaagtaTATTGAAATTGACTAGAATTTTTGTATAGAAAAATAGCGAAGGATCTATAGTTTAATATTTAACTGCAAAAATATACGGActgattgtagaaaattgataattaattgttcttccGTAACAGTTCCGTTGAACGACGAAAATATAGCTACATAAGACATCAGAGAAATtaactaatttttaataacaaaactGTTTGTTTAGTACCCTAAAAAgctatttgaaaatttgttctatTTATGGACCGACAAATGCTAGCGGCTCGTAGCGGGGAAAATGTGAACTAAAAAATgcagtatatattttaatagtGGTTTATTTAATTCATCTACTTATCAATAGATGGCTACAAATTGCAGCTACAATTCGATGATTCGTGGGTAAGAACCAGTGGTGGGTCCCTATTTTACCTAACGTAGATAAGTGAATTCTCTACCAGCGTGGGGCGGAAATAACGTACGCTGTAACTTACACACATGAAATTtgaagtttactaaaaaatttcaaattatttataatttttacaattacatttcaatcttcttttttaaagtaattgaAAATATTGTGCAGTAAAATTCAATGGAATAAGTAGAGGTTAAtagtttgtatttgaatttttgacattgaatacattttctagtacgttttatacaattatttacattgtTTAGTAGTAAATACGATGTAACGTAGTAAACCCACCACCGCTAATAGGTATGTACTATATGcatgtagtagtagtagtagtagtagtaagcGCCAGTAAACGCGTCTGCTCCTTCCGCTCGAGCTGCTCAGATATTCGCGACAGAATTATCCAAATATAAAACAATCGTATTAAAGGAAATACAATCGCACCGCGATTAACACAAGTGAAACAAAATACATCTCGGTCAGACTATAATCAAATTATAAAAACCAAAGAATTCTACCGACTAAGTAGGGCGAACATCGCAGAGAGGAACGCGGAACCCTGTTAGAACGTGCCTCGCGATTGCGTCGCGATATCGAATGAACTTGCAATCGGCGGCATTAAGTATCCAGTAACGATTCAGTAAATTACGCATTAATAAACCCACGCAATGCGTACGATTAAAAGTTCGTTTATTGCAAGTGAATTGTGAAAACAAATTATCAACATTCGCGATGTCAGGCCCCGATAATATCGACGATTCTATCAAATGGTTTGCTGGATTTTTATGGTCGAAGTCGCTGTGTTCGCGTTCATCAGTCTAGACCGGAATGATCGTACAAAATTAATCACAAGTACTATGTCTTATTTGGATCGCATAAATGAAGACGTTTGCAATTAACACACACACCAGCGGCATTACCATTCCCCGCGAGTGTTCTGGCTCCCGTTATCGTCATCATCATTGTACATAATAATACCCGCCGGAACAACATAACCTCGACAGAAATATGTTCTCGCCGAAGGATCCAAGGAAAACGGACTATATCAGCTTAAATATTCAGGAGAGTGCGACTTTCGCGCGGGGAACATCGCGAAGCCTTTGGAGGGTAAACTTCTGTGTGACATCGTATCGCATCTcgcgatactttttcattcacgTTATTCTCTTTAACTGCGAACACGCTCCATATTGTATACCTACGACCGAACGAATTGCATTCGGCTTTCAGCAATGGAATCAGTTATCGAGGTTTCAACGAAACATCCTCTACTTCGCAGTAATCACCATCGTATTAGTTATATTTTATCTCCTGCCCGGCGATAATAAGAACGGAGTCTTGGACGAGAGCGactatagtaataataataatatagaagtAGCGCAAGAGACTCTTAAATATGAAAAGGTACgtcgagcgagagagagacaaAAACGACCGTCGCTTGCACAGCAGGTATTTCTATGTATTATACAGCCTTGTAAGAGAATTAAATTTCCAGGCGGCGGAAGATATGGTAGTAGACAATGTAAATCGAGAGCATAAGTACGGGGGGGGCGGGGAGGTGATCGAGGAGCCCGAGTTCCAACCGGAGATAAACCAGGCGGATGATGACCAAATCGGAGAACCGCCGCAGCCTAAGCCAAATGCGCTTAAATTCAGTGGTAACGTGGTAGAAACCTGACGGCGACTCTCGTTTCCGTTTAGCTTATGGTAATgcgtttaattattattattatcaggtCCGCAAAACAGTAGACAAAGGGCGATAGTCGCGGCGTTTAAGCATTCGTGGAATGGGTACAAGGAATACGCTTGGGGTCACGACAACGTGAAGCCTATATCAAGGAAGTACCACGAATGGTTCGGTTTGGGGCTCACTATAGTCGATTCTCTCGATACTATGTACATAATGGGTTTAAATAACGGTAGAGTgtacacgacgacgacgacgccttCTCTATATTCCAAACGCATTCGCAGACGTTCGTTTAAGTTTAACCTCTTCTGTTTCGTTACTTTCAGAATTCTTAGAAGCTAAGGCGTGGGTCGACAAAAGTTTAGCGTTCGCTCCGAATAGAGATGTTAATTTATTCGAGGTTACTATCAGGGTACTGGGAGGTCTATTATCGGCGTATCATCTCTCAGGCGATAAGGTCTTCTTAAGCAAAGCCGTAAGGATGTCCCTGTGTGTTCTTCGAGCAACTGCGAGATGTTATTCAAGCGTTATTATTCGTACGCGTCGTAGGCGCAGTTGGGGGAGCGCATGATGCCGGCATTTTCTACTTCATCCGGCGTCCCTTATTCCGATGTGAATCTTGGCACTAAAACTGCACACAGCCCCAAGTGGGGGCCCGATAGCAGTACCAGCGAAGTCACCTCCATTCAACTAGAGTTCCGTGATCTTAGTCGCAGTACGGGAGAACCCAAGTACGAGGTAACTATATAAACGTATTTTATCGGCCGATGCTCTATGTGTTATTTATGTTGTATAGAAAACTGTGTAATTGTTACCTACTTTAGGAAGCAGTAGCGAAAGTCTCGGAACACGTGCATCGGTTAGAGAAACACGATGGCTTAGTACCCATCTTCATTAACGCTAACACCGGACAATTCAGAGAGTTCGCAACAATCACGCTTGGCGCACGCGGCGATAGTTATTACGAGTATCTATTGAAACAGTGGCTCCAAACTGGCAAGACCATTAATTAGTTAGTATTTTTCGATCTCTGTTCATCAAGAATTACACACATTATTTGctaggggtgggttcgaagcCAAGTGATGATTCTCTGTTTTGCAAGTGGAACGCGAATCACGTCTAGCAGAGCTTCCAACGCAACTGTCAACAAAATTACTgcaataaatttcgaattctcGGAGCTTCCTCGGAGCTTTCGACGCTCCGAGAAACCCACTCCTaattacatattattattatttcttcccTTTGCTCGAGGAATTACAACGGGAATCCGTATTAAATCCGATTGTAAAATGTTTCAGTCTGCGAGATGATTATCTGCTTGCTATATCTGGAACTCGGAAACATCTTGTAAAGCGAACTGCGATAAATAAGTACGTTTTTATCGCGGAGTTGGTCGGAGCAAATAAGGAAATACGGCCTAAAATGGTGAGTTCCAACGCTACTCGTAAAAATATACTATTGCTAATCGCTGAGGTTCATCTCGCAGGACCATCTTACGTGTTACTTGGGAGGCACTTTGGCTTTAGGGGTGCACCATGGTCTGTCAGCCGATCACATGGGCCTCGCGAATGAAATTGTTAAAACGTGTTATCAAACGTAC
Above is a genomic segment from Andrena cerasifolii isolate SP2316 chromosome 12, iyAndCera1_principal, whole genome shotgun sequence containing:
- the Alpha-man-ib gene encoding alpha-Mannosidase class I b, which translates into the protein MFSPKDPRKTDYISLNIQESATFARGTSRSLWRQWNQLSRFQRNILYFAVITIVLVIFYLLPGDNKNGVLDESDYSNNNNIEVAQETLKYEKAAEDMVVDNVNREHKYGGGGEVIEEPEFQPEINQADDDQIGEPPQPKPNALKFSGPQNSRQRAIVAAFKHSWNGYKEYAWGHDNVKPISRKYHEWFGLGLTIVDSLDTMYIMGLNNEFLEAKAWVDKSLAFAPNRDVNLFEVTIRVLGGLLSAYHLSGDKVFLSKAAQLGERMMPAFSTSSGVPYSDVNLGTKTAHSPKWGPDSSTSEVTSIQLEFRDLSRSTGEPKYEEAVAKVSEHVHRLEKHDGLVPIFINANTGQFREFATITLGARGDSYYEYLLKQWLQTGKTINYLRDDYLLAISGTRKHLVKRTAINKYVFIAELVGANKEIRPKMDHLTCYLGGTLALGVHHGLSADHMGLANEIVKTCYQTYAIQPTFLAPEITYFNIQNVEGEKSSMDMYVKINDAHNLLRPEFIESLFYMWYFTGNKTFQDWGWQIFQAFENYTKVEKGYTSIGNVRNVYNTRQQDITESFWFAETLKYLYLLFDDTRQLIDLDRWVFNSEGHPLPIYES